AATGGAATTTCAAATGCTCCAGGAACCCATGCTACATCAATGTTTTCTTCGGACAAGCCATGACGCTTCAATGCGTCTTCAGCACCTCCAAGTAACTTACTTGTAATAAATTCATTAAATCTTCCTACTACTATACCCACTTTTAATCCAGATCCAACCAAATTTCCTTCAAATGTTTGTCCCATTATTAATATCCTCCTATTTTCATACGTAAATTTTTAGAAATGAAGCATGTGTCCTAGCTTGCTATGTTTTGTTTTTAGGTACTTTTCATTCTCTTTTCGAGAAGCCATCTGAAGAGGTACCCTAGATGCTACTTCAAGACCATAACCTGTTAACCCAGCTATTTTACGAGGATTGTTTGTCAGAAGGTTCATTTTAGAAACACCAAGGTCTCTCAAAATCTGTGCCCCTATTCCATAATCCCTTAAATCAGGCTTAAATCCAAGTTTCTCATTCGCTTCAACTGTGTCGTAGCCCTGTTCTTGCAGTTTATAAGCTTTCATTTTATTAAGGAGCCCGATACCTCTTCCTTCCTGGCGCATATACAAAAGCACTCCATGACCTTCCTCTTCAATTTGTGCCAATGCAGCATGTAGTTGTGGACCACAGTCACATCGAAAAGATCCAAACACATCACCAGTTAAACATTCAGAGTGAACTCGCACAAGAGTTGGTTGATCTGGTAAGATTTCTCCCTTAATCAAAGCTACGTGCTCTTTCTGATCAAGAATATTCGAATACCCTACCGCTCTAAAAGAACCAAACTCAGTCGGAAGTTCTATTTCTACTTCTTTTCGAACAAGAACATCTTTACGGTTACGATATTGAATCAAATCTTTAATCGTAATCATTTTCAAATCATACTCTTCAGCAATTTCCTTTAGATCAGGAACGCGCGCCATTTCACCGTCTTCTTTCATAATTTCACAAATAACACCAGCTGGGGCAGAGCCAGAGAGTCGTGCCAAATCGACTGCCGCTTCCGTATGACCTGCTCTTCTTAGGACCCCTCCATCCTTAGCAATCAATGGGAAAATATGACCTGGTCGATTAAAGTCTGAAGGTTTAGCATCCGGGTTAATTAAGTATTGAATTGTAGATGCTCTTTCAGCTGCCGAAATTCCTGTAGTTGTACTTTTGTGGTCGACACTCACTGTAAACGCTGTACCATGAGAATCTGTGTTATGATCTACCATTGGACTCAACTTCAGTTCATTTGCACGCTCTTCCGTAATCGGCGTGCATACAAGGCCTCTTCCTTTTGTAATCATGAAATTGATTGTTTCAGGTGTGACTTTATCGGCTAAAGCGATAAAATCCCCTTCATTCTCCCTGTCTTCATCATCACAAACGATCACCACCCGGCCTTGCATTAAATCATAAATCGCTTCTTCTATTGTATGGAACATATACGATGACCCTCCTGATAGTACCATTATTTAAATCCATGATCTTCAAAAAACTGACTCCCGAGTGAAGCAGTAGGTTCGGGTTTTGAACCGCTTCTTTGCTCCAAGTACTTCATAATGTATTTACCAAGCATATCGCATTCTATATTCACTGTATCTCCCACTTTTTTTCTCCCAAGCACCGTTTCCTCTACGGTATGGGGGATAAGAGATATAGTAAGAGAGTGCTCCCCTATTCCAAAGACCGTAAGACTAGTACCATCAACAGAAACTGAGCCTTTTTCAACAAAGTAAATTAAAAGGTTTCGCGGAATCGAGATGTCATAATAAACAGCATTATCGATTTGTTCTACACGAGTAATTTTTCCCACACCATCAACATGTCCAGAAACAAAATGACCACCAAAGCGTCCATTTGCAGACATAGCTCTCTCCAGATTCACCGATGAGTTTGGTCCTAGCTGACGAAGACTGCTTGCACGAAATGTTTCAGGCATAATATCTACGGTAAAAGAAGAGTCTGTATACGTCGTAACAGTTAAGCACACGCCGTTTATCGAAATGCTATCTCCTAAATGAACGTCTTTTAAAATAGTCGACGCCGCAATTTGCATTGCAATGGATTCTCCTGATTGTTGAACACTTTCAACTCTTCCAATTTCTTCTACAATACCTGTAAACATTAAGAAAGCCTCCTTGATGAAATAATTCGAATATCATTTCCAATTTGTTCTACGCTATCCACTTGTAAATCGATCGCTTCATTCATCGTTTTAAAACCTGCACCTCCGAAAGCCGTAGGAGATTGTCTCCCACCAATTAGCTTCGGCGCAATGTATGTAATAACTTGTTGAAAAGAGCGTGATTCAAGAAAGCTACCGTGTATTTCTGAACCACCTTCAACAAATACTGATGTAATTTCTCGTTCCCCTAAAAGGTCAAGAACTTTATCCATTGGGAGCAGTGGATCTGTGACATCGATGATTTGGACATGTTTTGGGAAGGTTCGCTTATTTTTTAGCGCAGCTCGTTTTGTTGTAATGATCCATGTTTCTGCATTCTCATCACTTATTACTTTAGCGTCAGAAGGCATCCTCAATTGACGATCTAACACGATTCTAATCGGCGATAGGCCCTCACCGAAACGAGTCGTTAGTGATGGGTCATCAGCGAGGACCGTGCCAATACCTACAAGAATGGCATCATGTTGATGACGATAGGCATGAACATCTTTTCTCGAGTCTTCCCCCGTGATCCATTTACTATCACCTGAATGAGTTGCTATTTTGCCATCAAGCGTTGTAGCAGCTTTCAACGTTACAAATGGTCTTTTCTGTGTAATGTAATGGAAAAACATCCGGTTTAGCTGTAAGGCTTCTTCTTCCATAAGCCCAATATGGACAGCTATGCCTGCTTTCTTTAATTTAGTCACACCATTTCCTGCGACCAGGGGATTCGGATCTTGACTTGCAATAAATACCTCTTTGACTCCTGCTTGAATTAAAGCATCAGCACAAGGAGGCGTCTTTCCATGATGACTACATGGCTCCAGTGTCACATAGGCAGTACTCCCACTTGCTCGATTGCCCGCCATCTTGAGTGCTTGAATTTCGGCATGGCCTTCTCCAGCCTTTAAATGAGCTCCCATCCCCACGATACGCCCACTATTAACAATGACGGCTCCTACGGAGGGATTCGGACGCGTTTGACCTATCGTACTTCTAGCCATATCGATCGCTGTTTTCATAAAATCCGTATGATTCATCGTATTTACTCCTGTTCCACTCTCCATTATTGGTTGAGAAGGAGAACAAAAAAAGCCTCCCAAAACACAGCTGTCCCGGGAGGCAAAAGTATATGCCAAATAAGCCTTTTGAATCTATGATTCAAAAGGAAATTGGTCACTTTTATTCCTTCTCCCATCCAGACTATACTGTCGGTTCTGGTTTCTCACCAGATCCACCGTTTGCTTACGCAACCGGGTCACGGACTTAGCTAGCATAAGCTAGTCATCACCGCCGGTTGGGATTTTCACCCGACCCCGAAGGAAAGTATTAAGTTTTTAAGAGTCTGATCTATTCTTCGTCCCAGACTTTTACTTCTTTCATTACGTCACCCTGTTTAACGCGAAGGACCGTATCCATTCCTTCTGTTACTTGACCAAAAACGGTATGAACGCCGTCTAGGTGAGGCTGAGGTTCATGAACTAGGAAAAACTGACTGCCGCCCGTGTTTTTACCAGCATGTGCCATAGACAATGAGCCTGCTACGTGTTTATGAGGGTTACCTTCTGTTTCACAGTCAATTGTATATCCTGGTCCACCCATTCCAGAACCTGTAGGATCTCCACCTTGAGCAACAAAACCTGGGATTACGCGGTGAAAATTCACACCGTTGTAGAAACCTTCATTTGCAAGCTTCTCAAAGTTAGCAACAGTGTTAGGTGCTGCTTCTGGATAAAATTCAATTTCAATAACTTCTCCATTTTCAAATGCAATTGTTCCTTTTTTCATAAATAAATCCTCCTGCACTAACAATTTTCTTAAAAGCTCTTTCATTATAGCACAGACTGAAGCTGTTCCATATCATTTATGCTTTTCAACTATTATTTTGATATAATCGCTTGTTTTAATGGCAAATCATGTCGAACTAAATCCTCGTATGACTCTCTCTCAACAACAAGGTTTGCCTCACCATTTTCAACAAAGACAACAGCTGGTCTTGGTAATCTATTGTAGTTATTTGCCATGGAATAACCATATGCCCCCGTTGAAAAAACAGCCATTGTATCGCCAGCAATCGCTCGCTGTAACTGGCAATCCCAAATTAACATATCACCTGATTCACAACACTTTCCTGCTACAGAGTATAGGTGATCTTTTGCTTCATTCATTCGATTTGCTATTGTGGCTTCATATTTTGCCTGATACAGAGCAGGGCGTAAATTATCCGTCATCCCTCCATCTACAGCGAGGTAATGTCGCAACTCTGGAACATTTTTGTGTGAACCAACCGTATATAACGTCAGTCCAGCTTCTCCTACTAGTGAACGCCCAGGTTCAATCCAGATCTCAGGCATGTTCATTTGCCCTGTTACCTGATTTCTGATTGTTTCAATCATAGCTTCAATGTAGTTCCCTACTGGTAGTGGGTGATCTTCGCTCGTATATCGGATTCCAAATCCTCCACCAAGGTTAAGGACTTCAGGCTCAAAACCATAGGCATCATACCATGTTGTAAGATAGCTATAGATCTTTTCAATCGCCATTACAAAACCATTTGTTTCAAAAATTTGTGAGCCTATATGACAATGAAGTCCAAGAAGATGAATAGCACTCATTTTTGTTACATCCAATATCGCGCGTTCTACCTGACCACTCTGTAAATCAAAACCAAATTTAGAATCTTCTTGGCCTGTTAAAATATAATCATGCGTATGTGCTTCAATACCTGGTGTTATACGCAACAGCACATTAGCTTTCACATTTTTTTCTTCTGCAATTTGCTCGAGTAGAGATAATTCGTAAAAATTATCAACAACGAAGCAACCTATTTCTGCATCAAGCGCCATTCTAATTTCAGATTCACTTTTGTTATTTCCATGAAAATGAATGCGCTCCACGGGGAAACCCGCCTTCAAAGCAGTATAAAGCTCTCCACCGGATACAACATCTAAACTTAATCCTTCTTCTTCTGCAAGTTGAATCATTGCCATACATGAAAAGGCCTTACTAGCATAAGCTACTTGATAGTTTACATTTTCACGTTCAAAGGCACTTCGAAACGCCCTTGCTTTATCTCGAATCATGGCCACGTCATAAACATATAACGCAGTGCCAAATTTTTTTCCTAATTGGACCGTATCGATCCCTCCAACTGTTAAATGCCCCTCTTCTGAAACTGCAGATGTACTGTATAAATTCACAATCATTTCTCCCCTCTCGCTTATATAAATGCGAGCTCCCTCCACACAATAAGAAAAACAGCCAACTTTATAGATAGGCTGTTTTCTCCGTATCCTCACGAGTTGGATTAGCTCACCACTGAAAGAAATCCATCCTCCAGTGACAGTCTGCAACTTATTCAGCAGCAGCCCAGCAAGAAAAGAATGGGTCCTTTCTCACTTCGGCAAATTGACCTTTCTGATATCGTCTTCGCATTCCATTCTATGCTCAGATATCTTACTCATTCGTTTTGCGCCTCTATCCCCATTACGTTCAATGAGGTCTATTCAATTAAGAAATAAATTATCATACTTTTTAAGATTCGGCAAGTGGTTTGTCCGGCTGCTTCGTTTCATTCTGGGGCTCTGTAATACTCGGACGCAATTTTGTCAAAGGAACAGAAACGCGAATTAGCACTTGAATAAACGCTTTTGCATTAAAAGGAATGAACGGCCATAAATAAGGTGTGTTTAATGGCTTTAAGGCGACCAGGAAGAGAATAATAGCTGTCACGCCTATTATATATCCTGGAACTCTGAAGAAAAAGACAAGGAAAAGTAATAATAATCTAACTAGTTTGTTCGCTATTGATAACTCATAACTTGGCGTTGCGTAAGAACCTATAGCCGCAATAGAAACATACAAAATAACTTCTGGCACAAATAATCCTACATCGATGGCAATTTGACCAATTAATACAGCCGCAATTAAACCCATCGCTGTAGAAAGCGGGGTAGGCGTATGAATGGCGGCCATTCTCAGCGTTTCGATCCCAACTTCTGCAAGAATGATTTGAATAAATATCGGCACATTCGTTTCATCATTTGGCCCAATAAAATCAATTGATTTAGGCAATAACCCTGGTTCATATACCGCTAATAACCACAGGGGAAGTAACAATAGCGCTGCTAGCATTCCCCCAAAGCGGACCCATCTCAAGAATGCCCCAGGTAATGGAGCTTCCCTGTATTCTTCTGCATGTTGAACATGGTGGAAAAAGGTTGTTGGCGTAATAATTACACTCGGAGAAGTATCGACGATAATCAAGACATGCCCTTCTAACAAATGGGATGCGGCTACATCTGGTCTTTCCGTATACCTTACAAGCGGAAAAGGATTTCCCGCCTGATGCACTAAAAACTCTTCAACGCTTTTATCAGCCATAGGAATACCATCAATATTAATTTCTTTTAGTTTTTTCTTAATGATTTCAACTAAGTTTGGGTTAGCTACATCCTGAATATAAGTGATACACACATCCGTTTTGGAACGCTCTCCGATTTGAAATATTTCATTGCGCAAACGACCATCTCTAATACGCCTTCTTGTAAGTGCAGTATTCTCAATAATATTTTCTGTGAAACCATCTCTGGAACCTCTGATCACTTTCTCAGTGTCTGGCTCCTGAGGCGTTCTACCTGGATACTTCCGAACATCAATAATGTAAGCAATCTCTTCGCCTTCCATAAATACAGCGATCAGTCCTGAAAGAACTTGGTCGACGACCTCATCAAACGTCTCTACCTTTGTTACTTGCTGATGGGGCAAATGATTATGAATAACTTGCTCGAATTTAACGGTCAAGCGATGATGATCATCTAATTCCATCAATTCACGCATGATCTCAACAATGATTGATGTATCACATAATCCTGTACAATAATAGAATTGTATTTCTTTATTCAAAATCTTGAGTTTACGTACACCTACGTCAAAGCTTTCCCCAATGCCAATTGATTTTTTCAAGAAGTCTTCATTTTCTTTTAATTTTTTAAATATTTTTTGTTTGTTATTCACTTTTGTTGTCATAGAAACCGCTCCTTTCAAGCAGAATTTGAACGGCTTTCAATGTTATAGGCGACCCAACCTCCGGATCATCAAGCCCAGACATTTTACCTATATCACCGACACCTATAATAATGGGGAGATTCAGTTTATCTAAAATAGATACAGTATCCCCATCTATTCTCCCAGCTTCCATATCAGCAAATCCATTCTTATCCACACCGAAATGCGTTAATTCACCATCCCTGTCAATGGAAACATCTACTCTCGTCCATTCAGAAAAGTGCGTTCTTGAGGCAACTGCAATCGCACCGAGGAGTTCAACATCTTCATCCTCAGCCACAGCCTGCATCGCTAGTTCTCCATAACCTTCACCGGGAAAACCACTATCATCGAACATTACAAAGATTGGATCGTGTGGAGCTTCTTTAATTAGGGAAACAATTTCATAACCAGCAAGCGGGGTCGGATTTCCTGCTGATTGGCTAATGCATCTCCCGCCAATATCCGAAGCCACTTTTTCAATTGCTTTTTGCGCGTAAAGATCTCCATCAGTAACGAAAATAACCCGCCGCTTGTTCAATTCATTCACCCCTTTGGTTTGAATATAATGGCTATGATAAATCCGAAAACAATAGCTGATGAAATTCCAGCTGAAGTTAACTGAAATATTCCCATTGCAATGCCTATAAATCCATGTTCCTCTCCTTGCTGCATCGCCCCATGTAGCAAGGAATGCCCAAAGCTCGTAATCGGTACTGTCGCACCAGCTCCTGCAAATTCAATCAGTCGATCGTATATACCGAATCCGTCAAGAATCGCTCCAGCCACAACAAAAGATGACATGACATGAGCTGGTGTTAATCTAAAAATATCGAGCAATAACTGACCAACAACACAAATGGCTCCTCCTACTGCAAAAGCAATGAAGTATTCCACTATTCCTCACCTCCAACTCGCTCAAAAACCACTGCATGAGCGATAGCAGGCATACTTTCTTTCTGCTGCACCATAACGGGGCTATGCAAGCATCCTGTAGCTGTAACAAGAATTTTTGAATACTTCCCTTGTTTTAGAAGCTCTATGAGATGACCATACGTAACAACCGCCGAACAGGCACAGCCGCTTCCACCTGCGAATACTTCTTTCTGATCCGGACGATAGATCATTAACCCACAGTCATTATGATTATTAGTAATGTCAATCCCTTTCTCAAGCAATAAATCACGAACAATCGGAGAACCAACTGCAGATAAATCTCCAGTAACAATTAAGTCATAATCTGAAGGCTTTACATTCAGGTCCTCAAAATGTGTGGCCAATGTATCTGCTGCCGCTGGCGCCATCGCACTCCCCATATCAAACGGATCTTTGATTCCCCAGTCAACTACTCTTCCAATCGTTGCGGCAGAGATTTGAATGTCCGAAAACTCCTGACTAACTAAAGCAGCTCCAGCACCAGTTACAGTTGATGTCGCAGTACCGGGTTTCTGACCTCCATATTCTGTTGGATATCGGAACTGTCTTTCAGCAGTTGCATTATGGCTACTAACTCCAGCAATAGCCCTCTCTGCAAAACCACCATCAACTAGAGAAGAAGCAATCGCTAGGGATTCCATCGATGTGGAGCATGCTCCAAAAACACCTAGAAAAGGAATATGATTAGACCTTGCTGTATAAGTTGCGCTTACGATTTGATTTAATAGATCACCTGCTACAAAAACATCAACTTGATCAGGAGCTAATTCTTTTTTCTTCAAACAACTCATTACTGCATCTTCTAACAATTTTCTTTCAGCAAGCTCCCAGTTTGCCTGATTACAATGAAGGTTATCATAGGTCACATCAAACGAATTTCCAAATGGACCTTCTGCTTCCTTTGGGCCTGTTGCTGTACCTACTGATTGTAAATAAACATTTGAAAAACTCCATG
The sequence above is drawn from the Pseudalkalibacillus hwajinpoensis genome and encodes:
- a CDS encoding bifunctional 3,4-dihydroxy-2-butanone-4-phosphate synthase/GTP cyclohydrolase II, translated to MFHTIEEAIYDLMQGRVVIVCDDEDRENEGDFIALADKVTPETINFMITKGRGLVCTPITEERANELKLSPMVDHNTDSHGTAFTVSVDHKSTTTGISAAERASTIQYLINPDAKPSDFNRPGHIFPLIAKDGGVLRRAGHTEAAVDLARLSGSAPAGVICEIMKEDGEMARVPDLKEIAEEYDLKMITIKDLIQYRNRKDVLVRKEVEIELPTEFGSFRAVGYSNILDQKEHVALIKGEILPDQPTLVRVHSECLTGDVFGSFRCDCGPQLHAALAQIEEEGHGVLLYMRQEGRGIGLLNKMKAYKLQEQGYDTVEANEKLGFKPDLRDYGIGAQILRDLGVSKMNLLTNNPRKIAGLTGYGLEVASRVPLQMASRKENEKYLKTKHSKLGHMLHF
- the ribE gene encoding riboflavin synthase — encoded protein: MFTGIVEEIGRVESVQQSGESIAMQIAASTILKDVHLGDSISINGVCLTVTTYTDSSFTVDIMPETFRASSLRQLGPNSSVNLERAMSANGRFGGHFVSGHVDGVGKITRVEQIDNAVYYDISIPRNLLIYFVEKGSVSVDGTSLTVFGIGEHSLTISLIPHTVEETVLGRKKVGDTVNIECDMLGKYIMKYLEQRSGSKPEPTASLGSQFFEDHGFK
- the ribD gene encoding bifunctional diaminohydroxyphosphoribosylaminopyrimidine deaminase/5-amino-6-(5-phosphoribosylamino)uracil reductase RibD; the encoded protein is MNHTDFMKTAIDMARSTIGQTRPNPSVGAVIVNSGRIVGMGAHLKAGEGHAEIQALKMAGNRASGSTAYVTLEPCSHHGKTPPCADALIQAGVKEVFIASQDPNPLVAGNGVTKLKKAGIAVHIGLMEEEALQLNRMFFHYITQKRPFVTLKAATTLDGKIATHSGDSKWITGEDSRKDVHAYRHQHDAILVGIGTVLADDPSLTTRFGEGLSPIRIVLDRQLRMPSDAKVISDENAETWIITTKRAALKNKRTFPKHVQIIDVTDPLLPMDKVLDLLGEREITSVFVEGGSEIHGSFLESRSFQQVITYIAPKLIGGRQSPTAFGGAGFKTMNEAIDLQVDSVEQIGNDIRIISSRRLS
- a CDS encoding peptidylprolyl isomerase, whose translation is MKKGTIAFENGEVIEIEFYPEAAPNTVANFEKLANEGFYNGVNFHRVIPGFVAQGGDPTGSGMGGPGYTIDCETEGNPHKHVAGSLSMAHAGKNTGGSQFFLVHEPQPHLDGVHTVFGQVTEGMDTVLRVKQGDVMKEVKVWDEE
- the lysA gene encoding diaminopimelate decarboxylase, which gives rise to MNLYSTSAVSEEGHLTVGGIDTVQLGKKFGTALYVYDVAMIRDKARAFRSAFERENVNYQVAYASKAFSCMAMIQLAEEEGLSLDVVSGGELYTALKAGFPVERIHFHGNNKSESEIRMALDAEIGCFVVDNFYELSLLEQIAEEKNVKANVLLRITPGIEAHTHDYILTGQEDSKFGFDLQSGQVERAILDVTKMSAIHLLGLHCHIGSQIFETNGFVMAIEKIYSYLTTWYDAYGFEPEVLNLGGGFGIRYTSEDHPLPVGNYIEAMIETIRNQVTGQMNMPEIWIEPGRSLVGEAGLTLYTVGSHKNVPELRHYLAVDGGMTDNLRPALYQAKYEATIANRMNEAKDHLYSVAGKCCESGDMLIWDCQLQRAIAGDTMAVFSTGAYGYSMANNYNRLPRPAVVFVENGEANLVVERESYEDLVRHDLPLKQAIISK
- a CDS encoding spore germination protein, yielding MTTKVNNKQKIFKKLKENEDFLKKSIGIGESFDVGVRKLKILNKEIQFYYCTGLCDTSIIVEIMRELMELDDHHRLTVKFEQVIHNHLPHQQVTKVETFDEVVDQVLSGLIAVFMEGEEIAYIIDVRKYPGRTPQEPDTEKVIRGSRDGFTENIIENTALTRRRIRDGRLRNEIFQIGERSKTDVCITYIQDVANPNLVEIIKKKLKEINIDGIPMADKSVEEFLVHQAGNPFPLVRYTERPDVAASHLLEGHVLIIVDTSPSVIITPTTFFHHVQHAEEYREAPLPGAFLRWVRFGGMLAALLLLPLWLLAVYEPGLLPKSIDFIGPNDETNVPIFIQIILAEVGIETLRMAAIHTPTPLSTAMGLIAAVLIGQIAIDVGLFVPEVILYVSIAAIGSYATPSYELSIANKLVRLLLLFLVFFFRVPGYIIGVTAIILFLVALKPLNTPYLWPFIPFNAKAFIQVLIRVSVPLTKLRPSITEPQNETKQPDKPLAES
- a CDS encoding stage V sporulation protein AE, producing MNKRRVIFVTDGDLYAQKAIEKVASDIGGRCISQSAGNPTPLAGYEIVSLIKEAPHDPIFVMFDDSGFPGEGYGELAMQAVAEDEDVELLGAIAVASRTHFSEWTRVDVSIDRDGELTHFGVDKNGFADMEAGRIDGDTVSILDKLNLPIIIGVGDIGKMSGLDDPEVGSPITLKAVQILLERSGFYDNKSE
- the spoVAE gene encoding stage V sporulation protein AE, which gives rise to MEYFIAFAVGGAICVVGQLLLDIFRLTPAHVMSSFVVAGAILDGFGIYDRLIEFAGAGATVPITSFGHSLLHGAMQQGEEHGFIGIAMGIFQLTSAGISSAIVFGFIIAIIFKPKG
- the spoVAD gene encoding stage V sporulation protein AD; protein product: MKSGKQTWSFSNVYLQSVGTATGPKEAEGPFGNSFDVTYDNLHCNQANWELAERKLLEDAVMSCLKKKELAPDQVDVFVAGDLLNQIVSATYTARSNHIPFLGVFGACSTSMESLAIASSLVDGGFAERAIAGVSSHNATAERQFRYPTEYGGQKPGTATSTVTGAGAALVSQEFSDIQISAATIGRVVDWGIKDPFDMGSAMAPAAADTLATHFEDLNVKPSDYDLIVTGDLSAVGSPIVRDLLLEKGIDITNNHNDCGLMIYRPDQKEVFAGGSGCACSAVVTYGHLIELLKQGKYSKILVTATGCLHSPVMVQQKESMPAIAHAVVFERVGGEE